The following proteins come from a genomic window of Campylobacter coli 76339:
- a CDS encoding 2-amino-4-hydroxy-6-hydroxymethyldihydropteridinepyrophosphokinase, whose amino-acid sequence MLKIKGARRLETSRFFPYFSQKKKGFKYLALVGLGSNIEPEKKRFDKLFRVMMEDKRFKILATSPFLINEAFGFKAQKDFTNATMLMQTNLHARAFLKVLLFYELKFKRKRTFKNAPRTLDLDLLYFSQKVKCDEGCMVPHTGANQRISVILPLGLTKGL is encoded by the coding sequence ATGCTAAAAATAAAAGGAGCAAGACGACTTGAAACAAGCCGTTTTTTTCCTTATTTTAGCCAAAAGAAAAAAGGATTTAAATATCTTGCTCTAGTAGGCCTAGGGAGCAATATAGAGCCTGAAAAAAAAAGATTTGATAAGCTTTTTCGCGTGATGATGGAAGATAAAAGGTTTAAAATTCTAGCCACATCTCCATTTTTAATCAATGAAGCTTTTGGATTTAAAGCTCAAAAAGACTTCACCAATGCAACAATGCTTATGCAAACAAATCTACACGCAAGAGCTTTTTTGAAAGTTTTGCTTTTTTATGAGCTTAAATTCAAGCGAAAAAGAACTTTCAAAAACGCTCCTAGAACACTTGATTTGGATCTTTTATATTTTTCTCAAAAAGTCAAGTGCGATGAGGGGTGCATGGTGCCTCATACAGGGGCTAATCAAAGAATAAGTGTAATTTTGCCCTTGGGCTTAACAAAAGGATTGTAA
- a CDS encoding 3-dehydroquinate dehydratase II, producing the protein MKIMVIQGPNINMLGVREIGIYGAMKMEDIHAQMKIAASQNNVELDFFQSNFEGEIVDKIQECLGTVDGIIINAAGYTHTSVAIRDAISAVALPTIEVHISNVYRREEFRQKSLIAPVCSGSIVGFGPFGYHLALMGVIQICEQVKNLRAVQAQQMQAGAQN; encoded by the coding sequence ATGAAAATAATGGTCATCCAAGGTCCAAATATCAATATGCTAGGCGTAAGAGAAATTGGAATTTATGGCGCGATGAAAATGGAAGATATTCATGCTCAAATGAAAATAGCAGCTTCTCAAAATAATGTTGAATTAGATTTTTTTCAAAGCAATTTTGAAGGTGAAATCGTTGATAAAATTCAAGAATGTCTTGGCACAGTAGATGGTATAATCATCAATGCTGCAGGCTATACTCACACTTCAGTAGCCATCCGCGATGCGATTTCTGCAGTGGCTTTACCTACGATAGAGGTACACATTAGCAATGTATACCGCAGAGAAGAATTTCGTCAAAAAAGCCTTATAGCTCCTGTATGTTCTGGATCTATTGTAGGTTTTGGACCTTTTGGCTATCATTTAGCTTTAATGGGTGTTATTCAAATTTGCGAGCAAGTAAAAAACTTGCGTGCCGTACAAGCGCAACAAATGCAAGCTGGGGCTCAAAATTAA